DNA from Terriglobus tenax:
AAGCCGCACAGCCTCTATCCATTCCGGATGCGGAAGAATATAGAACCGCTCGTCCCCGATCGCTTCAAAGACCACATCCGCCACCCGCCCTGGCGACATTGCGCGGTCGAGCAACGTCTTGAAAGCCGCGAGACCCGCTTCCCTCTCCGTGGTCTTCTCCACTGACGCATTGCGAAGCTCCTCGGGACGGGCACGTTCAATCTCTCCGATGTTGGTGCGGACCATCCCTGGGCAAAGTACAGATGCTCTCACCAGCGACTTCCTCTGCTGCAGTGCAAGATACAGACTCTCAGACAACGCGACCACGGCATGCTTGGTCACAGCATACGGACCGGATCCACTACCAGCAACTAACCCCGCCGCGGAAGCAGTGTTGATGATGTGGCACTCCACATTCTGCGCCATCATAAGCGGAGTGAAGACCTTCACTCCGTGAATTGCGCCCCACAGGTTGACGCCAACAACCCACTCCCAATCATTCCAGGTCGCCTCCCACGGAGCGCCTCCCGCGGCCACTCCCGCGTTGTTACACAGCAGATGCACCGCGCCGAAGACATCGAAGGCACGATGTGCCAAGGCTTCCATGTCGCCGCGTTTTGACACATCGGTTCTCAGCGCCAGCACCGTGCCACCAGCAGCCTTCAGTTCCGCCTCCGTCAT
Protein-coding regions in this window:
- a CDS encoding SDR family NAD(P)-dependent oxidoreductase, whose translation is MRDFKGKVAVITGAASGIGKGMAERCVQEGMKVVLADIGEAELAMTEAELKAAGGTVLALRTDVSKRGDMEALAHRAFDVFGAVHLLCNNAGVAAGGAPWEATWNDWEWVVGVNLWGAIHGVKVFTPLMMAQNVECHIINTASAAGLVAGSGSGPYAVTKHAVVALSESLYLALQQRKSLVRASVLCPGMVRTNIGEIERARPEELRNASVEKTTEREAGLAAFKTLLDRAMSPGRVADVVFEAIGDERFYILPHPEWIEAVRLRTDQLLSMENPVSPAATIMKILNHSS